A section of the Flavobacterium sp. CG_23.5 genome encodes:
- a CDS encoding penicillin acylase family protein, whose protein sequence is MKKLKKVLLVLLSLVMILAITLVIYGFYLKPKYEGELQLKNIQKETTVYFDDFGVPHIYAENSKDAMEALGYVHAQDRLWQMELMRRIAPGRLSEIFGSVALKNDKFFAGLGIEDASAKAIATLDKNSPSYQLTMAYLDGINQYVEEGKTPIEFQLIGIKKEKFTIKDVYNIFGYMSFSFAMAQKSDPLLTDIRNKYGMNYLKDFGLDGSFNTTRIKNAQEKPQEYVAIAKSIASLLDQSPIPPFVGSNSWVIAPQKTKNGKVIFANDPHIGFSQPGTWYEAHIVTPYFELYGCYLAGTPFPLLGHNREYAYGLTMFENDDIDFYQEENNPYDATKYRTPVGFSKYQTTKKIIKVKDSADVVLNLKISRHGPIMNDLIDGLNKDKPVAMSWIYTQQPIKILDAVYMLSHSKSKDDFQKGVALIAAPGLNVMYGDAKGNVGWWATGKLYKHNEGVNTNFILDGASGKDDITEYLDFSKNPSAVNPEWNYVYSANNQPEPIDGFLYPGYYLPEDRAKRITQLLEPKSNWDKEAVSKMIFDNTSLVTIQTAKNLISNVDYNSLSQNEKAAIAILKSWKGTNNLNDVAPTIYNKWVYFYLKNTFEDELGTANFKQFLATHIMKQIVAKQMTNENSLWWDNIATKNKKETKSEILSRSFKEAVVSLEKQLGNSVASWTWNKVHVLEHHHPLGKVAALRRMFNVGPFEVPGTNEVINNQFFDYTDEAKYVVKGGPSTRRIVDFSDVENSWSILPTGQSGNPLSSHYSDQADLYNAGKFRKMKMNKAEIIKTSTKLVFSPK, encoded by the coding sequence ATGAAAAAGCTCAAAAAAGTCCTTCTGGTTTTACTTTCTTTAGTAATGATTCTAGCAATAACATTAGTTATTTATGGTTTTTATCTAAAACCGAAATACGAAGGAGAATTGCAGTTGAAAAATATTCAGAAAGAAACGACCGTTTACTTTGATGATTTTGGGGTACCACATATTTATGCCGAGAATTCAAAAGATGCGATGGAAGCTTTAGGTTATGTACATGCGCAAGATCGATTGTGGCAAATGGAATTGATGCGACGTATTGCGCCGGGACGATTGTCAGAAATATTTGGTTCGGTTGCATTGAAAAATGACAAGTTTTTCGCAGGACTTGGTATCGAAGATGCTTCTGCAAAAGCGATTGCTACATTAGATAAAAACAGTCCAAGTTATCAACTGACCATGGCTTATTTGGACGGAATAAATCAATATGTTGAAGAAGGTAAAACACCGATTGAATTTCAGTTAATTGGCATAAAAAAAGAAAAATTCACCATAAAGGATGTTTATAATATATTTGGATATATGTCTTTTAGTTTTGCGATGGCCCAAAAATCAGATCCATTGTTGACTGATATTCGAAATAAATATGGAATGAATTATCTGAAGGATTTTGGTTTGGATGGTTCTTTCAATACCACCCGAATTAAAAATGCACAGGAAAAACCACAAGAATATGTTGCTATTGCTAAGTCAATTGCTTCGCTTTTAGACCAGTCTCCTATTCCTCCTTTTGTAGGAAGTAATAGCTGGGTCATTGCACCACAAAAAACAAAAAATGGGAAAGTGATTTTTGCCAACGATCCTCATATTGGATTTTCGCAGCCTGGAACGTGGTATGAAGCGCATATTGTAACGCCATATTTCGAATTGTACGGCTGTTATTTGGCGGGAACACCATTTCCTTTGCTAGGGCATAACAGAGAATATGCGTACGGTTTGACGATGTTTGAGAATGATGATATTGATTTTTATCAAGAAGAAAATAATCCTTATGATGCCACTAAATATAGAACGCCGGTAGGATTTAGTAAATATCAAACCACCAAGAAAATAATAAAAGTTAAAGATTCTGCGGATGTAGTTTTGAATTTAAAAATCAGCCGTCATGGACCAATCATGAATGATTTAATTGATGGTTTAAATAAAGATAAACCAGTTGCAATGTCTTGGATTTACACGCAACAGCCCATAAAAATTCTGGATGCTGTGTATATGCTTTCGCATTCTAAAAGTAAGGATGATTTTCAAAAAGGGGTCGCTTTAATTGCCGCTCCAGGATTGAACGTCATGTATGGCGATGCAAAAGGAAATGTGGGCTGGTGGGCAACAGGGAAATTATACAAACATAATGAAGGCGTAAATACTAATTTTATTTTGGATGGCGCCAGCGGAAAAGATGACATTACTGAATACTTGGATTTCTCCAAAAATCCTTCTGCGGTAAATCCCGAATGGAATTATGTATATTCTGCTAATAATCAACCGGAACCCATTGACGGTTTTTTATATCCGGGTTATTACCTTCCGGAAGATAGGGCCAAAAGAATTACACAATTATTGGAACCGAAATCCAATTGGGATAAAGAAGCAGTTAGCAAAATGATTTTCGATAATACTTCATTAGTAACGATTCAGACTGCTAAAAATTTAATTTCCAATGTGGATTACAATTCACTTTCCCAAAATGAAAAAGCAGCAATCGCTATTTTAAAATCTTGGAAAGGAACTAATAATCTTAACGATGTAGCGCCGACGATTTATAATAAATGGGTTTATTTTTACTTAAAAAACACGTTTGAGGACGAATTGGGTACCGCTAATTTTAAACAATTTTTGGCAACGCATATCATGAAACAAATAGTTGCGAAACAAATGACTAATGAAAATTCATTATGGTGGGATAATATTGCAACCAAAAACAAGAAAGAAACCAAAAGTGAAATTCTGTCTAGGTCTTTTAAAGAAGCGGTTGTCTCATTGGAAAAGCAGCTAGGAAATTCCGTTGCGTCTTGGACTTGGAATAAAGTGCATGTTCTGGAGCATCATCATCCTTTAGGGAAAGTGGCTGCCCTGCGACGTATGTTTAATGTAGGTCCATTTGAAGTTCCGGGAACAAATGAAGTGATCAATAATCAATTTTTTGACTATACCGATGAAGCAAAATATGTAGTAAAAGGAGGTCCGTCGACGAGAAGAATTGTAGATTTTTCGGATGTAGAAAACAGTTGGAGTATTTTGCCAACAGGGCAATCAGGGAATCCCCTGAGCTCTCATTATAGCGATCAAGCAGATTTATACAACGCTGGAAAGTTTAGAAAAATGAAAATGAATAAAGCAGAGATTATTAAGACTTCGACAAAATTAGTTTTCAGTCCTAAATAA
- a CDS encoding helicase HerA-like domain-containing protein has protein sequence MDRKEAFILNINEGYDSKGESIILGGAILDGEALANATVKIPLKTLNRHGLIAGATGTGKTKTIQVLSEQLSSFGIPVLMMDIKGDFSGIAKEGEEKPFITERHAKINIPYSTSSFPVELLSLSEQNGVRLRATVSEFGPVLFSRILNLNDTQSGVVSVIFKFCDDNKMPLLDLKDIKKVINYITEEGKDEIEENYGKISTSTTGIILRKIIELEQQGAELFFGEMSFDIEDLMRIDETGKGYVNIVRLTDIQDKPKLFSTFMLSLLAEIYQQMPEKGDVDQPELVIFIDEAHLIFNEASKTLLDQIETIIKLIRFKGIGIYFITQNPMDIPSGVLAQLGLKIQHALRAFTANDRDAIKKTADNYPISEYYKTDEVLTSLGIGEALVSALNEKGIPTPLAATMMRAPMSRMDILTESEIQEINNKSKLVKKYSELIDRESAYEMLNKKISVVEQEVAEQEQEKADKKEENKGPSTADVVGKSVLKVLTSATFIRGAFGVLSKMFKK, from the coding sequence ATGGACAGAAAGGAAGCTTTTATACTAAATATTAATGAAGGTTACGATTCAAAGGGAGAAAGTATCATTCTCGGCGGTGCTATACTTGATGGAGAAGCTTTAGCTAACGCAACTGTTAAAATCCCATTGAAAACCTTAAACCGTCATGGATTAATTGCGGGGGCTACTGGTACTGGAAAAACTAAAACCATTCAAGTACTTTCAGAACAATTATCGTCGTTTGGGATTCCCGTATTGATGATGGATATAAAAGGTGATTTTAGCGGTATTGCAAAAGAAGGTGAGGAAAAACCCTTTATAACTGAACGTCATGCCAAAATAAACATCCCGTATTCTACATCTAGCTTTCCTGTTGAATTATTATCCTTGTCCGAACAAAATGGGGTTCGTCTTCGCGCTACTGTTTCAGAATTTGGTCCTGTTTTATTTTCACGAATACTAAATTTGAATGACACCCAATCAGGAGTAGTTTCAGTAATTTTCAAATTTTGCGATGACAATAAAATGCCTTTATTGGATTTAAAAGACATCAAAAAAGTGATCAATTATATTACCGAGGAAGGAAAGGACGAGATTGAAGAAAATTACGGAAAAATATCCACCTCTACCACGGGTATTATTCTTAGAAAAATAATCGAACTGGAACAACAGGGAGCAGAATTGTTTTTTGGAGAAATGTCTTTTGACATCGAAGATTTAATGCGTATTGACGAAACCGGTAAAGGATACGTAAACATCGTTCGCTTGACGGATATTCAAGACAAACCAAAATTATTCTCAACATTCATGTTGAGTTTGCTCGCTGAAATATACCAGCAAATGCCTGAAAAAGGAGATGTGGACCAACCTGAATTAGTCATTTTCATCGACGAAGCCCATCTAATTTTCAATGAAGCAAGTAAAACATTGCTTGACCAAATAGAAACCATAATTAAACTAATTCGATTTAAAGGAATTGGAATCTACTTTATTACCCAAAATCCGATGGATATCCCTAGTGGTGTTTTAGCGCAATTAGGTTTAAAAATACAACATGCTTTAAGAGCTTTTACTGCTAATGACAGAGATGCGATTAAAAAAACAGCGGATAATTATCCAATTTCAGAATATTACAAAACTGATGAAGTATTAACCAGCCTTGGAATTGGAGAAGCATTGGTTTCCGCTTTGAACGAAAAAGGAATCCCAACACCGCTTGCAGCCACAATGATGCGTGCGCCTATGAGCAGAATGGACATTTTAACTGAAAGCGAAATTCAAGAAATAAATAACAAATCGAAGCTGGTAAAAAAATACAGCGAACTTATTGACCGCGAAAGTGCTTATGAAATGCTCAATAAAAAAATATCCGTAGTCGAGCAGGAAGTTGCTGAGCAAGAGCAAGAAAAAGCAGATAAAAAGGAAGAAAACAAAGGACCTAGTACTGCTGACGTTGTAGGGAAATCAGTTCTCAAGGTACTTACCAGCGCCACCTTTATTAGAGGAGCTTTTGGCGTTTTGTCAAAAATGTTTAAAAAATAA
- a CDS encoding FAD-dependent oxidoreductase: MQTPKKIAIVGSGLVGSLLAIYLRKAGHTVHVYDRSPDIRQIQFSGRSINLAMSNRGWKALDGVGVGDDVRTIAIPMDKRAIHLVDKLNFQNYGQEGESIYSISRGTLNRKMIDLAEKAGAEFFFEHKIWDVTLDDATLHIGETERGAWEDEKYDMVFGADGAFSRIRHRMQRQSMFNYSQEFLNMGYKELNIPANPDASHKLDKNSFHIWPRGKYMLIALPNLDGSFTCTLFMPFEGENSFASLTDRKLVEEFFEKNLPDTIEVIPKLAEDFFKNPTSTLVTMKCFPWTYQDKVALIGDACHAIVPFYGQGMNAGFEDISVLYEMIEKYGDDWKTIFSEYEKSRKPNADAIAELSYRNFMEMSSKTADEKFLLQKKIEKSFSDKYPEKWVPLYSRVTFSDRPYAEALAIGDYQNAIMEQVLNLENIETIWDTKEVENIILELLNKK; encoded by the coding sequence ATGCAAACTCCTAAAAAAATAGCGATTGTTGGTTCTGGATTAGTCGGTTCCCTATTAGCTATTTATCTCCGCAAAGCTGGTCATACTGTTCATGTTTATGATAGAAGTCCAGATATTCGACAAATTCAGTTTTCTGGACGTTCCATAAATTTAGCTATGTCTAACCGTGGTTGGAAAGCATTGGACGGTGTGGGAGTGGGCGACGATGTGCGAACGATTGCTATTCCCATGGACAAACGCGCAATCCATTTAGTTGATAAACTTAATTTTCAGAATTACGGACAAGAGGGCGAATCCATTTATTCGATTTCGAGAGGTACTTTGAATCGGAAAATGATAGATTTAGCGGAAAAAGCAGGAGCTGAATTTTTCTTTGAGCATAAAATTTGGGATGTTACTTTAGATGATGCGACTTTGCACATTGGTGAAACCGAAAGAGGGGCGTGGGAGGATGAGAAATATGATATGGTTTTTGGTGCTGACGGCGCTTTCTCGAGAATTCGCCACCGCATGCAACGTCAAAGTATGTTTAATTACTCTCAGGAATTTTTAAATATGGGTTATAAGGAATTAAATATTCCTGCAAACCCTGATGCTTCGCATAAATTAGACAAGAATTCTTTTCATATTTGGCCACGAGGCAAGTACATGCTGATTGCATTGCCTAATTTAGACGGGAGTTTTACCTGTACTTTGTTCATGCCTTTTGAGGGAGAAAACTCTTTTGCGTCTTTGACTGATAGGAAATTAGTAGAGGAATTTTTTGAAAAGAATTTGCCTGATACAATTGAGGTTATTCCAAAATTAGCCGAAGATTTCTTCAAAAATCCAACCAGTACGCTGGTAACTATGAAATGTTTTCCGTGGACTTATCAGGATAAAGTGGCTTTAATTGGCGATGCCTGTCATGCAATTGTTCCGTTTTATGGGCAAGGAATGAACGCTGGTTTTGAAGATATTTCGGTGCTTTATGAAATGATTGAAAAGTATGGTGATGATTGGAAAACGATTTTTTCAGAATATGAAAAATCCCGTAAACCCAATGCCGATGCGATTGCCGAACTTTCGTATCGCAATTTTATGGAAATGAGTTCTAAAACTGCCGATGAGAAATTCCTTTTGCAAAAGAAAATAGAGAAATCATTTTCCGATAAATATCCCGAAAAATGGGTTCCACTTTATAGTCGAGTAACATTTAGCGATCGTCCTTATGCAGAGGCTTTGGCGATTGGCGATTATCAAAACGCTATTATGGAGCAGGTTTTGAACTTGGAAAATATAGAAACTATTTGGGATACTAAAGAGGTAGAGAATATAATTTTGGAACTTTTAAATAAAAAATAA
- a CDS encoding cupin domain-containing protein: MKKYFIQKTPFIVPTTDGKLIEEHHGIATTNNPEISIAHMIAPPKWSEPFQTPEFEEYTYIIKGKKQFNIEGEIVILETGQSIKIEKNTRVQYSNPFDEPCEYIAICKPAFDFTKVHREDD; encoded by the coding sequence ATGAAAAAATATTTTATACAAAAAACACCTTTTATAGTTCCAACCACTGATGGAAAATTAATAGAAGAACATCATGGAATAGCAACAACCAACAATCCGGAAATTTCTATTGCGCACATGATTGCACCGCCCAAATGGAGCGAACCTTTTCAAACGCCAGAATTTGAGGAGTATACTTATATTATAAAGGGTAAAAAACAATTTAATATTGAAGGGGAAATTGTCATTCTTGAAACAGGACAATCCATAAAAATCGAGAAAAACACCAGAGTTCAATATTCAAATCCATTTGACGAACCTTGCGAATACATTGCCATTTGTAAACCGGCTTTCGATTTTACAAAAGTACATCGCGAAGACGATTAA